AGCGTTTCGACCCCGGCGGGATTCTTGAGGTCGATCCCCGCGGAGCGCCGCCCGCGGTCGAGGACCGTTCCCGCCCCGACCGGCAACGCCCCAGAGGTCCGGTCGATGCGCAGGACGTCGGCTCCCATGTCGGCGAGCATCATCGAGGCGAAGGGGCCGGGCCCCGCGCCGGCGATCTCGATCGCGCGGATCCCCGTCAGCGGCCCACGACGCTCCTCGCTCACTCCGCCTCCCGCCTTGACGACTAGAACACGTTTCAGGAATCGTAAGCGCGGCGGCTTAGGGAGGGAAAGCGGGATGCCGGTACCGGCGCAACGCGATCGTGGGGAAGCGCGGGAGGCGCTGAAGCGCTGGATCGAGGCGCGGCAGCCCGGCTCTGAGGACGTCTGGGTCTCCGAGGTCGGCGGCCCGACCTACTCCGGCTACTCCCACGAGACGCTGTTGTTCGACGCGCGGTGGAAGGACGCCGAGGGCCGGCGCATCGAGAACCGCTTCGTCGCGCGCGTCAAGCCTTCGCGCCACACGGTGTTCCCCGACGACGCGTTCGCCGCCGAGCATCGCGTGATGAGCGCGCTCGGCTCGACCGACGTCCCGCTGCCGAGGGTGTTCGGCCTGGAGACGGACACGGCGTTCCTGGGGTCGCCGTTCTTCGTGATGGAGCGCGTCGACGGCGACGTTCCGATGGACAACCCGCCGTACACGACGCAGGGCTGGCTGCTCGACGCGATCCCCGAGAACCAGGGGCGCGTGTGGTGGAGCGGGCTCGAGGCGATGGCCGCGGTGAACCGCATCGACATCGGAACGTTCGACTTGTCCTTCTTGCGCGCGTCGCGCACCGGGGAGCCGGGCCCGGCGTCGGAGCTCGCGTATTGGCGCGAGTATCAGAGCTGGGT
The nucleotide sequence above comes from Actinomycetota bacterium. Encoded proteins:
- a CDS encoding phosphotransferase family protein; the protein is MPVPAQRDRGEAREALKRWIEARQPGSEDVWVSEVGGPTYSGYSHETLLFDARWKDAEGRRIENRFVARVKPSRHTVFPDDAFAAEHRVMSALGSTDVPLPRVFGLETDTAFLGSPFFVMERVDGDVPMDNPPYTTQGWLLDAIPENQGRVWWSGLEAMAAVNRIDIGTFDLSFLRASRTGEPGPASELAYWREYQSWVGANGVDTLERAFRRLDRELLDGADGEPGLCWGDSRIGNQMFDDFTCVAVLDWEMATIAEPEMDLAWFLYFDRVFSEG